GCACAAGGCGTTCACAATGCAATTGAAGGGACTGGGAGCATTCCCGAGCCCGGCGCGCGCACGGGTCGTCTGGATTGGGACGGAGCAGGGCAAGGCTGAGGTCTGCGCCTTGCAGGCTGGGGCAGTCAAAGCGTTGCGTTCGATTGGCTATCAGCCCGAGAGTCGGCCGTTCAGTCCGCACCTGACCATCGGGCGCCTGCGCATGCCTGATGATGTAAGCAAGGCCGTTGCCATGCAGTTCGAATCCGAGTCCTTCGGTATCGAGCGCGTCGTGCTGTTCCGTAGCGTGCTTGGGCCTGCCGGGCCTGCTTACTCCGTCATCGCCGAGTTCCCATTGTCTTCCTAGCTTGGCCAGCCGACTTGACATCGGCTGAGTCCTTGCCATCATAGTGAGTGTACTGCTCCAGCCTTGAA
This is a stretch of genomic DNA from bacterium. It encodes these proteins:
- the thpR gene encoding RNA 2',3'-cyclic phosphodiesterase, which codes for MSEPIRSFVAISISEGARRQIGDLLGRLQRQPGAAVRWVRPELMHLTLAFLGEVSGDFLESAKARLGEVAQQHKAFTMQLKGLGAFPSPARARVVWIGTEQGKAEVCALQAGAVKALRSIGYQPESRPFSPHLTIGRLRMPDDVSKAVAMQFESESFGIERVVLFRSVLGPAGPAYSVIAEFPLSS